A single window of Kitasatospora sp. HUAS MG31 DNA harbors:
- a CDS encoding SpoIIE family protein phosphatase → MGGTIDPAPRDRKAALREALETVRVGAWNWNIRTGDIVWDEEMTLVLGLAPGYFDGRIETWRALVHPEDLPAVVTKAEQALSRGGEYSVRHRVLRPDGAVVWVEARGRIVDGPDGRPDRMVGRLWETTETRAAMDSVGRALQHMSDGFLAVDSDGRILYANARAQRLLGPSEGLAGRVLWEVPAVRAPGLEARCRDAAADQVAQGLDLTSPADRRCYHLRIIPVPDGLTVYLRDVTEQRAREARRATEERAAAERTARIGGLTRALAEALTVQDVVNAVAQRLLPLFGATGLIVEAVGPGGESTVEAVGYPRSYVDRLPDRPENNPHDQVLRERVPQFVESPAELEARYPGVGAFAALGGKSAWAFLPLLVSSGRVVGGCVVSFDRPRHLDGAERGLLIALSGLVAQTLERARLYDAEHHRAQQLQRGLLPRALPLLPAVTAAARYVPASGSMLGGDWYDVIPLSGDRVALIIGDVMGHGLSEAATMGRLRTAVHTLAGLELPPDELFSHLNDLVSDLGDDFYAGCLYALYDPATGSCVLARAGHAPPALVTPDGTVTLLDLPANPPLGAATPPFETTETVLPAGSLLVLYTDGFVESARRDLDAGVQQLAEALTAAVSSAGTRDGLKEPGQDEEAERLDALCATLTAALLPEGEQTADDAAVLIARIHALPADSVAAWTLPEGPVAAGRARAHVRRRLAEWQLDELSVTTELLVSELVGNVVRHANGPARLRLVRSRTLICEVADGSLTTPRIRRAEDTDEGGRGLQLIAALSQRWGVRYTADGKCIWTEQPLPEPSGT, encoded by the coding sequence ATGGGTGGAACCATCGACCCGGCCCCCCGGGACCGGAAAGCGGCCCTCCGCGAGGCGCTCGAAACCGTCCGGGTCGGCGCCTGGAACTGGAACATCCGCACCGGTGACATCGTCTGGGACGAGGAGATGACCCTCGTCCTCGGACTCGCGCCCGGCTACTTCGACGGGCGGATCGAGACCTGGCGTGCCCTGGTCCACCCCGAGGACCTGCCGGCCGTGGTCACCAAGGCGGAGCAGGCGCTGAGCCGCGGCGGCGAGTACAGCGTCCGGCACCGGGTGCTCCGTCCCGACGGCGCGGTGGTGTGGGTGGAGGCCCGCGGCCGGATCGTCGACGGTCCGGACGGCCGCCCGGACCGGATGGTGGGCCGGCTGTGGGAGACCACCGAGACACGGGCCGCGATGGACTCGGTCGGCCGGGCCCTCCAGCACATGAGCGACGGCTTCCTCGCGGTCGACTCCGATGGACGGATCCTCTACGCCAACGCACGGGCGCAGCGGCTGCTCGGCCCGTCCGAGGGACTGGCCGGCCGGGTGCTGTGGGAGGTGCCCGCGGTCCGCGCGCCCGGCCTGGAGGCGCGCTGCCGCGACGCGGCCGCCGACCAGGTCGCCCAGGGCCTCGACCTCACCTCCCCGGCCGACCGCCGCTGCTACCACCTGCGGATCATCCCGGTGCCCGACGGACTGACCGTCTACCTGCGGGACGTCACCGAGCAGCGCGCGCGCGAGGCCCGGCGCGCCACCGAGGAGCGGGCCGCGGCCGAGCGCACCGCCCGGATCGGCGGGCTGACCAGGGCCCTCGCCGAGGCGCTCACCGTGCAGGACGTGGTCAACGCCGTCGCCCAGCGGCTGCTGCCGCTGTTCGGCGCCACCGGACTGATCGTGGAGGCCGTCGGGCCCGGCGGGGAGAGCACGGTGGAGGCGGTCGGCTACCCCCGCTCGTACGTCGACCGGCTCCCCGACCGGCCGGAGAACAACCCGCACGACCAGGTGCTGCGCGAGCGCGTCCCGCAGTTCGTCGAGTCGCCCGCCGAGCTGGAGGCCCGCTACCCCGGGGTGGGCGCCTTCGCCGCCCTGGGCGGCAAGAGCGCCTGGGCGTTCCTGCCGCTGCTGGTCTCCTCCGGCCGTGTGGTGGGCGGCTGCGTGGTCTCCTTCGACCGCCCGCGCCACCTGGACGGCGCCGAGCGCGGCCTGCTGATCGCCCTCAGCGGCCTGGTCGCGCAGACGCTGGAACGCGCCCGCCTGTACGACGCCGAGCACCACCGCGCCCAGCAGTTGCAGCGCGGCCTGCTGCCCCGGGCCCTGCCGCTGCTGCCCGCCGTCACCGCCGCCGCCCGGTACGTCCCGGCCAGCGGCAGCATGCTGGGCGGCGACTGGTACGACGTGATCCCGCTGTCCGGCGACCGGGTCGCGCTGATCATCGGCGACGTGATGGGCCACGGCCTGTCGGAGGCCGCCACCATGGGACGGCTGCGGACCGCCGTGCACACCCTGGCCGGCCTGGAACTGCCCCCCGACGAGCTGTTCTCCCACCTCAACGACCTGGTCAGCGACCTCGGGGACGACTTCTACGCCGGCTGCCTCTACGCCCTCTACGACCCGGCGACCGGGAGCTGCGTCCTCGCCCGCGCCGGGCACGCACCGCCCGCCCTGGTCACCCCCGACGGCACGGTCACCCTGCTCGACCTGCCCGCCAACCCGCCGCTGGGCGCGGCCACACCGCCGTTCGAGACCACCGAGACGGTGCTGCCCGCCGGCAGCCTGCTGGTCCTCTACACCGACGGGTTCGTGGAGTCCGCCCGGCGCGACCTCGACGCCGGTGTGCAGCAGCTGGCCGAGGCACTGACGGCGGCGGTGTCGTCGGCCGGTACCCGCGATGGCCTGAAGGAGCCCGGGCAGGACGAGGAGGCCGAGCGGCTGGACGCCCTCTGCGCCACGCTCACCGCCGCCCTGCTGCCGGAGGGCGAGCAGACCGCCGACGACGCGGCCGTGCTGATCGCCAGGATCCATGCCCTGCCCGCCGACTCGGTGGCCGCCTGGACGCTCCCCGAGGGCCCGGTCGCGGCCGGCCGGGCCCGCGCCCACGTCCGCCGCCGGCTGGCCGAGTGGCAGCTGGACGAGCTCTCCGTGACCACCGAGCTGCTGGTCAGCGAGCTGGTGGGCAACGTGGTGCGGCACGCCAATGGGCCGGCCCGGCTGCGCCTGGTCCGCAGCCGCACGCTGATCTGCGAGGTGGCGGACGGGAGCCTCACCACGCCCCGGATCCGCCGCGCCGAGGACACCGACGAGGGCGGGCGCGGCCTCCAGCTGATCGCGGCGCTCAGCCAGCGCTGGGGCGTCCGGTACACCGCGGACGGCAAGTGCATCTGGACCGAGCAGCCGCTGCCCGAGCCGTCCGGGACCTGA
- a CDS encoding NADH-ubiquinone oxidoreductase-F iron-sulfur binding region domain-containing protein, whose product MYGAPIAWLGRPVLFAGLEQVERLDHRAHLVVHGRPPSMAADELADLAENVNLRGRGGAGFPFARKIRAVVKAAARRRTRPVVVVNGTEGEPSCLKDAALLLRTPHLVLDGALLAAEALGAEQVVLGVTRADTEQSLLKALTERRSTPLPVSVNRLPERFVSGEGSSLARGITSGIALPRGGNIRTSDSGVGGVPTLLSNAETYAQLAVAAGMGALPYREVGLPTEPGTVLLTLAGKQVVESPAGVPLADMLQMFGMDIGQGVLTGGYHGTWLSPDNARKALVSRESLRGLGGALGAGAILPLPDTTCPLGEVLRVTRWMADETAGQCGPCYLGLPALAKAVEEVVRGGGRAALDVVETRMREVTGRGACSHPDAASRFLASALEVFDDDLQMHSYQYGGCGRPVQDVLPMPEMESAGSIVVDWTLCEAHGLCTSVLPEVISLAPDGFPSAAVMPVPSQLLQQAARAVDRCPALALRIQ is encoded by the coding sequence ATGTACGGCGCACCCATCGCCTGGCTCGGCCGGCCGGTCCTCTTCGCGGGGCTGGAGCAGGTCGAGCGCCTGGACCACCGTGCCCACCTGGTGGTCCACGGCAGGCCGCCGTCGATGGCGGCGGACGAACTGGCCGACCTGGCCGAGAACGTCAACCTGCGCGGCCGCGGCGGCGCCGGCTTCCCGTTCGCCCGGAAGATCCGGGCGGTGGTCAAGGCCGCCGCCCGGCGCCGGACCCGCCCGGTCGTGGTGGTCAACGGTACGGAAGGAGAACCGAGTTGTCTGAAGGATGCGGCGCTGCTGCTGCGCACCCCCCACCTGGTCCTGGACGGTGCGCTGCTGGCCGCCGAGGCACTGGGCGCCGAACAGGTGGTGCTCGGGGTCACCCGGGCCGACACCGAGCAGTCCCTGCTGAAGGCGCTCACCGAGCGGCGCTCCACACCGCTGCCGGTCTCCGTCAACCGGCTGCCGGAACGGTTCGTCTCGGGCGAGGGGAGCTCCCTGGCCCGCGGCATCACCAGCGGGATCGCCCTCCCGCGCGGCGGCAACATCCGGACCAGCGACAGCGGGGTCGGGGGTGTGCCGACCCTGCTCTCCAACGCCGAGACGTACGCCCAACTCGCCGTCGCCGCAGGGATGGGGGCGCTGCCGTACCGAGAGGTCGGCCTCCCCACGGAGCCCGGCACGGTCCTGCTCACCCTGGCGGGCAAGCAGGTGGTGGAGTCGCCCGCCGGCGTCCCGCTGGCCGACATGCTCCAGATGTTCGGCATGGACATCGGGCAGGGCGTGCTGACCGGCGGTTACCACGGCACCTGGCTGAGCCCCGACAACGCCCGCAAGGCCCTGGTGTCGCGCGAGTCCCTGCGCGGCCTCGGCGGGGCCCTGGGCGCCGGCGCCATCCTGCCGCTGCCGGACACCACCTGCCCGCTGGGCGAGGTGCTCCGGGTCACCCGCTGGATGGCCGACGAGACGGCCGGCCAGTGCGGGCCCTGCTACCTCGGACTGCCCGCCCTGGCCAAGGCGGTGGAGGAGGTGGTCCGGGGCGGTGGCCGCGCCGCCCTGGACGTGGTCGAGACCCGGATGCGCGAGGTCACCGGCCGGGGCGCCTGCAGCCACCCCGACGCCGCCTCCCGGTTCCTGGCCTCGGCCCTGGAGGTCTTCGACGATGACCTGCAGATGCACTCCTACCAGTACGGCGGCTGCGGCCGGCCCGTCCAGGACGTGCTGCCGATGCCCGAGATGGAGAGTGCCGGGAGCATCGTCGTGGACTGGACCCTGTGCGAGGCCCACGGCCTGTGCACCAGCGTCCTGCCCGAGGTGATCAGCCTGGCGCCGGACGGCTTCCCCTCGGCCGCCGTCATGCCGGTCCCCTCGCAGCTGCTCCAGCAGGCGGCCCGCGCCGTCGACCGGTGCCCCGCCCTGGCGCTGCGCATCCAGTGA
- a CDS encoding SCO0930 family lipoprotein: MTTTTKRYGLVAVCLLLAGLVLMAAFGSSDSSARQAKPSADGLLAGASATPVNGYGSYGDTGALPAAGGSQPGGQLAVRTDEKLGAVMTDGQGFTLYRFDKDTAKPPASNCSGACATAWPPVIKDGNTTAGSGVDASKLGEIVRADGTHQLTVGGWPAYRYAQDTAPGDTKGQGVGGTWNALAPDGSKAKAGGGEAPASPAPAQPTAQPTATAMPQPQQPTGGAQLSMMNHPQLGQIMVDGNGRTLYHFGKDTAWPMKSNCEGQCLKTWPVAAPVDASKIKGIDPKLIGKMQRPDGTWQLTINCLPAYTYSGDQNPGDALGHGMANNLWTAINQAGKPAGGK, encoded by the coding sequence ATGACGACGACCACCAAACGCTACGGGCTCGTGGCGGTCTGCCTGCTGCTCGCCGGCCTCGTGCTGATGGCCGCCTTCGGAAGCTCCGACAGCAGCGCCCGCCAGGCCAAGCCGTCCGCCGACGGGCTGCTCGCCGGAGCCTCGGCCACCCCGGTGAACGGCTACGGCTCCTACGGCGACACCGGCGCCCTCCCGGCGGCCGGCGGCAGCCAGCCGGGCGGCCAGCTGGCCGTCCGCACCGACGAGAAGCTCGGCGCCGTCATGACCGACGGCCAGGGCTTCACGCTCTACCGGTTCGACAAGGACACCGCCAAGCCGCCGGCGTCCAACTGCTCCGGCGCCTGCGCCACCGCCTGGCCGCCCGTCATCAAGGACGGCAACACCACGGCCGGCAGCGGCGTGGACGCGAGCAAGCTCGGTGAGATCGTCCGCGCCGACGGCACCCACCAGCTGACCGTGGGCGGCTGGCCCGCGTACCGCTACGCGCAGGACACCGCGCCCGGTGACACCAAGGGCCAGGGCGTGGGCGGCACCTGGAACGCCCTGGCGCCCGACGGCAGCAAGGCCAAGGCCGGCGGCGGCGAGGCCCCGGCCAGCCCCGCGCCGGCTCAGCCCACCGCCCAGCCCACCGCCACCGCCATGCCGCAGCCCCAGCAGCCGACCGGCGGCGCGCAGCTCTCGATGATGAACCACCCGCAGCTGGGCCAGATCATGGTGGACGGCAACGGCAGGACGCTCTACCACTTCGGCAAGGACACCGCCTGGCCGATGAAGTCCAACTGCGAGGGCCAGTGCCTCAAGACCTGGCCGGTCGCCGCGCCGGTGGACGCGTCCAAGATCAAGGGCATCGACCCGAAGCTGATCGGCAAGATGCAGCGCCCGGACGGCACCTGGCAGCTGACCATCAACTGCCTCCCGGCCTACACCTACTCCGGCGACCAGAACCCCGGTGACGCCCTCGGGCACGGCATGGCCAACAACCTGTGGACCGCCATCAACCAGGCGGGCAAGCCGGCCGGCGGCAAGTGA
- a CDS encoding RNA polymerase sigma factor, whose product MTLLTSTRETGLSALSDAELAAALATSTTTGGSRIREVMAEVFTRHHSAVLAYARRFCRDPQTAQDLAAEAYASTYLSVARGRGPRHAWRPYLKACVRRTAMEWSSQTTVVLADDFHTWAERVADEAETEDTLLAAEETAMIARAYRALPERWQVLLWFFVVEGESAATVGQRMSMTPSGVRSLAARARAGLREAYLNAHVDEGTGLECRYFTSLLTGAVRRPGRRRGRELARHLEECTGCGRVAEEFRRANRRMAGQQRPVAAVRPEPLGSC is encoded by the coding sequence ATGACTCTTCTGACCAGCACCCGCGAGACGGGCTTGAGCGCGCTGAGCGACGCCGAACTCGCCGCAGCGCTCGCCACCTCGACCACCACCGGCGGCTCCCGGATCCGGGAGGTGATGGCCGAGGTGTTCACCCGGCATCACAGCGCCGTACTCGCGTATGCCCGACGCTTCTGCCGTGACCCACAGACCGCCCAGGACCTCGCCGCCGAGGCCTATGCCAGCACCTACCTGTCCGTCGCCCGCGGCCGCGGCCCGCGGCACGCCTGGCGCCCCTACCTCAAGGCCTGCGTCCGGCGGACCGCGATGGAGTGGAGCAGCCAGACCACGGTCGTGCTCGCCGACGACTTCCACACCTGGGCCGAGCGGGTGGCCGACGAGGCGGAGACCGAGGACACCCTGCTCGCCGCCGAGGAGACGGCGATGATCGCCCGCGCCTACCGGGCCCTGCCGGAGCGGTGGCAGGTGCTCCTGTGGTTCTTCGTGGTGGAGGGCGAGTCCGCCGCCACGGTCGGCCAGCGGATGAGCATGACGCCCAGCGGGGTGCGCTCGCTCGCGGCCCGGGCCCGCGCGGGGCTGCGCGAGGCCTACCTGAACGCGCACGTGGACGAGGGCACCGGCCTGGAGTGCCGCTACTTCACCTCGCTGCTGACCGGAGCCGTCCGGCGGCCGGGGCGGCGGCGGGGACGGGAGCTGGCCCGGCACCTGGAGGAGTGCACCGGCTGCGGGCGGGTGGCCGAGGAGTTCCGGCGGGCCAACCGCCGGATGGCCGGCCAGCAGCGGCCGGTGGCGGCGGTCCGTCCGGAGCCCCTCGGATCCTGCTAG